The stretch of DNA NNNNNNNNNNNNNNNNNNNNNNNNNNNNNNNNNNNNNNNNNNNNNNNNNNNNNNNNNNNNNNNNNNNNNNNNNNNNNNNNNNNNNNNNNNNNNNNNNNNNNNNNNNNNNNNNNNNNNNNNNNNNNNNNNNNNNNNNNNNNNNNNNNNNNNNNNNNNNNNNNNNNNNNNNNNNNNNNNNNNNNNNNNNNNNNNNNNNNNNNNNNNNNNNNNNaaatattaagagattccccattcttaatactcttttaacttaaacgatttcaaaacgaatattaagtaaacaagacattaagtgattctccattcttaatactcatttaatttaaacgattttcaaaaacaaaacattaagtaaacaagacattaagagattccccattcttaatactcgtttaactctaacgatttcaaaacgaatattaagtaaacaagacattaagtgattctccattcttaatactcatttaatttaaacgattttcaaaaacaaaacattaagtaaacaagacattaagagattcNNNNNNNNNNNNNNNNNNNNNNNNNNNNNNNNNNNNNNNNNNNNNNNNNNNNNNNNNNNNNNNNNNttcattttccacgaaacttccatcaatatcgtcaaaacctaactctaagattttacccacagaaccttagattcattttccctaaatcaatacattcaaccctaacaaattcctttccacacaactacagataagtccctaaatgcaagctaaaagtttggaaggagcccttatcTTAACGTTAGcgttaacgtgcgtttccggtaccgcaagtaaatccggtaaaatctccatttgcaacgtcgcttccaaattagttcactagcaccgtagtgtggtggtgagcaactttcccttctatctcttcgcgaaatgaagcctagatctagatgaaacgggaaggtttgtgtttgacggtttagaaatccctaacaccgtttttcttcgttttcgaatcaaagaggaagagtgaagttgagtaatcttctctgTCACAGAGAATGGGGTCACGCGttatcagaggaagaagaaggagtttttggattttctttctttcctttttcctttctttgtttctccttcctttctatttcttttctttctacttttccttcctttttcctttccctccaaacatatatttatatatatatatatatatatatatattaattataacttaacaaatatctcaaaatatctagatatttgttaaattaccatttcacctgtaatgcattaaattcttcgtaaaagattcaccgcagttaatttaatttatttatcgacgagtaattctaaacgacatcaaaatatccttttgatcatataaactccaaaatattattaactttggctaaaaagcgtccgagccaaaattcaaaatacacaaaaatacataaagtgtactttaaaattatgggtcttacaagtaCGGTGTAAGAGGATGGTTCTATATTGTCAACATCATTCTCAAAAGTTGAAAACGGCCTAGCACTTCAACTTTCAGAAAAGTTGTAGCCCACAAAGTCAAAGATATAGCtttacatgtcttgaagaataAGAAAAGAAAGGGACAACTCAAGATCAAGTTCCAAGGAGTTTGATCCTCCTGCTCGAGGATGGATTGAATCTGTCCAAGGACAGCTGGATGGCCGTTTTGTAAATATGTGAATTaagtgtttagaaattttcttattttcagaGATTTAGTGATCGATTTTTCTGATTATGATAGTTTATGGCAAAAGTTAAATAGCagaaaaataacaaacacaacAATAATATCCTAGTTTCCTTTAAGACCAATGTTATATCCATCCCTGTTGCACACCACAAAagatttttccactattgttagaatatgtacAAATTCCACCCTAGGGTCTCTACTACAAACTTCTAGCACACTTCCTAAactagcacaccactatcttagtgtACTTGtagtgtaataatttttttttttacgtaattgtctttttgttgtctttatagttatttaataaaaaacagtgataattgttattaagtctatttattttattttaaaataataataatatataatagttttggATTGCTATTATCTTAGGCTTCATATTTTAGTAGTGTTGTTATTTAAAtctttaatatttgaatttatttttatgaaatataaatataaaataactatattatttatatataaaatataataatgatgatgatgtcgtGCCATAAATAGCCGTATAGTAGCCAATAATATCTATTAGTAgcataatttataaattgtattaatCATAAACTGAATTAATGGacataaattgaatttgacatattaactaaatataataataataataataataataataataataataataataataataactataattataattataattataattataattattcaataaGCGGTAATAGCAAAACAGCATTTggttttttgtaatattttatcatGTGCTCAAGCCTAAGCATAATTGTGATTATGGTATTTTGATTGCTCTGGCTCATCTTAACAGATTAATGCATTGTTCAATGATTTCCTTAAACAATGAGTTACGCTGGGATCTATATCTTCGTATGGAAAATTTAGTTACATAAGTTTGTGCTAAATATGTCCCCCTTATATCTCTGCTAATCTTTGTATgaattcttataatttttattttacacttCTTTAAACAAATTATAGTAATACAGGGCGTGTGtccattaaatttaattttcttattttatttgtgaTAATAGATCTCATATGAACGAAGTACATTAATACTAAGTAGATATCCTACAATCATTTTACGTCTAAAATGCTTCATTTcattttagttataattaaatGTTGTCTGTGATACTCATCAATTTCGTTACATAGGACATGTTATTCGCATGTTCTTAACACATAGACTATAGATATACgccataattatttaaatacatcattctattttattttaattaaaattagaaattctttaaaattagTATACTAATACGTATGTTTcgatgatattaaatatattatcgaattttattacaaaaagtatataatatatttatatattattattgagtaaattatttattcattggaGCAAATAATTAATGTGTAATTGATTGTTGCGTTGATTTATTTTCGTTCGTGGACTGTTAGAGACGGTGTTTGGCGAAGACGCAACACATTAAATCAGCGGATCAACTTCGTTGGGAAAGATCTTCAGctaaggtaaggggtgaaagGAGGTTCGactttatgagtataaaataacgtggaATGAACGAGAATGTCGAAATTTCCAGAGATTCATCTGGGGCTTACTACATACTGTCTAGctctattgagtaataataatcaattaataatatatgaatggtaatagtgaggactaaaatataatttagcaacctatagaattgtcgtaaatttatttatatcaagattgcatGTTGTATGATTTTATGAGATCTTATGCTGATTGTTATTGTCTGAATAATATGTACTTGAGTATCCTTGCTACTTGATTGAAATTCTGATGTTACTTGAAAGTGCACCTAATTGATTCCTTGttatgtgattgatgagacTGGActgtgtattgtgagtagtgtaaatcaaatattgggattttatgtgattgattgatataactatatataatgatgaatattgtgaagtcaaactAAAACTTATTGAGctgtgatgatcgagtaagtctgagatatgtgttgtagattttggtGTTAGGATTaatttgtcatcatataggaagggtttgacaaacctagtgatttagggaagtacaattgaatgagcctgatAGTGGACGGCTatagtcgaactgtaaggtaaaaCTGATAGgaccttgggggtacctctagtggggaatttctaagtggattagtgggttattccctaaggttgGGAGCTACTATGCAACACAAAAGTACCCCGATcttcgcgtatatgtgtctcggttGAGTTAAGGGGATccatgaggacttggccattcatggaTTGTCTTTCCACTCTTGTACTGGCATAGTAttaggcctcctaaccaagtacttcaaagtagaatggtaccaaatgatgaagaagtatatagtgtaggacatgcatagcatttcatccttgtggttgctttattgtgattgatttagattaacctttgatattatgaTCTTGAGTGTTCCTCGTATTTGTACTTATTTGACTAATTGCGTGTTCTCCTCATTTATCTTATACTATTACATAATTTCAATACTCACCCCTTGTTGTTTGTGCTTGGCGTTTACGATGGATGCAGatgagttgtaagttgcaggtgatgactagtaccatcGGAGGGGCGGAAGCCATCATGTCTTGGAGACTCTTATTATATacattgtgttgatgttatttgaattttttttgggaattcccgctctgatagtgacaccgggttgggactatatttgcacttaatttaaaacataagtatgtgtacttcaataAGAATTTTGTTGTctgatattgtgatttcaagttGTTAAGTTTCATGGAACCTTTGAATTTATTCAACGTGtttatgattatgtgatactctttaccttaataataaataaatatgtttggaattttgtatatttagttatttgaagaagttcataattttgaaaatataaaaaaatattttcttttttattttgggtttagggtgtcacattagtggtatcagagcaggtttgTCCAATCAGACTGTGGGTCATATGTTCATTGTGCTTACATACTTCGTTAATTGATGATTTCGtttttttactattactatGCAATGACTTTGTTCTAAGAGAGCAATTTGTTGTGCTTTTGTTGTGCAAATGTATTTTTGGGTATTTCATGTGGATTATTTTTGCCTCTATGGTTGCATTCTGTTTAAGGGTAGGTTACCAATTTTAAATTGGTTGAGATCATTGATTGATGGAACAAAGGTGTTGCGACAAGAAATGTCGAAGCCATTGGTAGTCAAGTTttacttgttttaatttttataagtgTAACTATGTTTTCGTATGCCTAACACTATCTATACTTTCCTCATGTTTATTAACTTATAAGAGTATTAACTGTTACGATGGAGATTTTCATTGTTTTCAATGTCTTGTTGTGTTGACTTTAGGTTAAAATTCTTAGGAAGATATTAAAgttaagtgttttttttaaataaatatgttgggTTATTTTGATAAGTAGTCGAAATAAGAAGTGCAAGGCTTAGATGATCctagtaaaaataaatacatttatacAGTGAATAGTTTTGTGGCTTAATGGATCGTGCATAAGGTTCTTAGTTTGTTTTGACTCAAGAAGTTTAGGAAGAGTTAAGTTGCGATCTCAAAAGTATTTGGTAGTCGACATTGAATGGGTAATAAATACTTGCAAGGATATTTGAGTATTGCAAGGGAGTTAAGATTGATATGTGGTTGATAGATGTGTTATAGGAATGATTCTTTTTGGAGTTTGTTTATAGAAATGAGATTTTAGTAGGGTCATAGAAGTAAGATTTTCATGATATTTTTATACTTCATGAGGGTTATGTGTATTTACCTATGTGTGACCTTATCACTAGAAAGTTAGACTTGTCCCATTTTAGTATTGTTGATCTTGGTGAAGCTTGTGATGTGTTCAAGTTTAAGGCATGTAATTGTGTAATATATTAGACAAAGAGATACTCTTAAATTAAGATTAGTGGAAGGAACATGAACTAATAATTTTTACCTTAAAGGTTTATGAGTATGGTCCTTGTTGAGTCCAACGTGAAAACCATAGTAACGATAATAGTTTAAATTATTAGTGTtgagattattttattataggtATATGAAATCATGTGAGTCATACTTGCGAGTTAGAAATAAAAAAGGGGGGAAGGGCATAATGTTGATTCTTAGGAGCTCAAACTAATATCAATCATATTGgtaataaaattttctttatttgaagAAAGTATGAACTTGATTCTTAGCTTGTAAGAGAGTGGTACctaagaaaattatattgagTGTTGTTGATcaactagaaaaaaaaaatttaatattagtgATCATTCTATTTCAGATAGActcatgttttatttttccgATTTGTGAACTAATTTTGCTAGAAACTGTTAGGGTATTTGGTTATGTTGAATAGGACACCAAAGGTTAAGTTAggattttttttggaatttcaaATTGTTAAGGGAGCTAAATACGAAGATTAAATAGTTATGATGCTCGGAGTGAAAATAAACTTTGAAGACGAAATTTTTTAAtggatcaatatttttttttatatactttatattcttattaatcatattatatattttatttaataatttgttcTATATATTTGGTTTATTTAAATTAACGCGCTAATAGTGCAACTTAGCCATGCTCAGGTTTTTGAGATAaagttaaatttcaatattgttTCTATCTTTATAATTGtgtgcaaataaataaataaacagagAGAGAGGGAGCTGATGTTTATTTTGGAATATAGACactttaagaatatttttcattttatttgattgcatatagtaaattaatattttataaacatatatGTTCTCCCTTATTATCTGAATTATATAATAGCTATATTATTTCCTCCATGATTGAAACTATTAAATGTGACATGCACACTTCACTATTTCATTTTACCATGTCAATTTATCATGTAAAGCAATTCttcatattatatttaaataaatatatgaaattatgaattGTTGAACTCTTTACAATTTatgtgataaaataatttactttttctTATCATTATTTGACTCATATTAGTTTCATAATTTCAAgacataattattatataaaggTTTGTGTGTTTTTGCGTATCAACTTGTGTATCGCCTTATCATTAGGAAGTAACATTGATCCCATTTTAGTTTTATAgatttaatttcattgttttGTGATAAAGTTTGAGGTAAATAGTCACGAGACCTTAAAAGTTACCCTTGATTAGTTGATTTCATACTTATTTTAGTGACCATATCAAACCTTGGATAGTAGGTAATGTGCAGTTTTAAGAATATAATCGTCGAACGTAAACAGATATGAACAATAcctgtaaatgaaatttgagaTAAATAGTACTTGCTGTTGTGTGAAAAGACTAGAGCATTGTCCATGTGAAGTTGATGTATGGGAGGTTTAGATTCGATAAGAGTTGGACTAACTTGTGATTTGACCATGTAGGAGTATAGTAGTGCAAGTGTATGTAATCGTGTACGGTATAGGTTGTTAAAAGTAGATGAGGTAGTTGAAGAATATGAGTTTATGTGCTATAATTGGATAGAGCATATGAGGAGTGAATTCTTGTTTACTAGAGGTAAATGTGAAgttcatattcatattttaaagtaatccaagaatattatattttagcaTTGTCAATAAGTAGTGTATAGTTACATTTTGAAGTGTGTAGTGAGTTAGTCTTTCAAATACTAGTTAGTTTAAGATATTAACCTTGATAAGAATTATAAAGgtcttgatatatatatttcttgtaTTCCACAGGAACTAAGTCTAAATTTTAGAAATCTTAAAAACACATGGAGATGTTAAGTTAGATGATAGTtttgttatagttttttttctctaaatttcgaggacgaaaatCTCTTAAGATGGgtagaattgtaacaccctaatttattgttataccttaatttattattattattataagttaGTGATATTTTCTTATACATGTGTTTTTTGtagtgtaataattttttttacgtgATTGTCTTTTTGTTGTCtttatagttatttaaataaaaatcagtgataattgttattaagtctatttattttatttaaaaaaaataatagtaatatataCTAGTTTTGGATTGCTATTATCTTAGGCCTCATATTTTAGCAGTGTTGTTATCTAAatctttattatttgaatttatttttatgaaatataaatataaaacaattatattatttatatataaaatataataatgatgatgatgtcgtGCCATAAATAGCCGTGTAATAGCCAATAATATCTATTAATAGCATAAGTTATAAATTGTATTAGTCATAAACTGAATTAGTGGACCTAAATTGAATTCGCCATACGAactgaatataataataataataataataataataataataataataataataataataataataataataataatagtaaaagaaaacctagctatatatatatatataagcgaTACTTTGAAAGAAAGACCAGAAGAAAAACGGGATTAGCGTGCCAACGATAGCCGCTTATAACTCCAAAGCCACCAGGTATAATTCTTCCTCTCTGTTACCTTGATCGAAGCATAATAGTGAGAGGCATAATTATAGTGGTAATATGAACATTACCTTTCATAAATAATAACTAGTAATATGACCTTTCataaataataactattttCTCCAATTTGAACTGTGTGTGTGAAGTTGTGTTTTCACAAATTTCAATAAGCGGTGATAGCAAAACAgcatttgaatttttgtaatattttatcatGTGTTCAAGCCTAAGCATAATTGTGATTATGGTATTTTGATGGCTCTGGCTCATCTTAACCGATGATTAATGCATTGTTCAATGATTTCCTTAAACAATGAGTTACGTTGGGATCTATATCTTCGTATGGAAAATTTAGTTACATAAGTTTGTGCTAAATTTGTCTCCCTTATATCTCTGCTAATCTTTGCATgaattcttataatttttattttacacttCTTTATACAAATTAAAGTAATACGGGGCGTGCATTagcttttaaatttaatttttttttttttatttgtgataCTAGACCTGATATGACCGAAGTACATTAATACTGAGCAGATATCCTACAATCATTTTCCGTCTAAAatgctttattttattttagttataataaaatgttatttgtGATACTCATCAATTTCGTTACATAGGACACGTTATTCGCCTATTCTTAACACCCATACTTTAGATATACACCATAATCATTTAAATACAtcattctgttttattttaattaaaattagaaattttttaaaattagtataCTAATACATATGTTTcgatgatattaaatatattatcagATTTTATTACAAATAGtagataatatatttatatatttttattgagtaAATTATTTATTCGTTGGAGCAAATAATTAATTGGTAATTGATTAttgtattgatttatttttgctCGTGGACTGTTAGAGACGGTGGTTGACGAAGACGCAACACGTTAAATCAGCAGATCAACTTCGTTGGGAAAGATCTTTAgctaaggtaaggggtgagaggagGTTCGactttatgagtataaaataacgtgggaTGAATGGGAATGTCGAAATTTCCAGAGATTCATttggggcttactacgtacggtctagccctattgagtaataataatcaattaataatatatgaatggtaatagtgaggactaaaatataatttagcaacctatagaattgtcgtgaatttatttatataaagatTGCATGTTGTATGATTTTATGAGatcttatgttgattgttattGTCTGAATGATATGTACTTGAGTGTCCTTGCTACTTGATTGAAATTCTGATGTTACTTGAAAGTGCACCTAATTGACAGAGGCGGAGCTTCATAGGGACAGGGGGGGGCCACggccacccaaaaaaaaaaatttataggtaAAATGACTAAACTGCCctacttaaaactaaataattacaaaaatacctaaacctaattttgttttctctttctTCCCCTCTCTTGCATTCGGCCTCCCTCTCTCCCTCTTCTTCCCCACTTTCTTGCATTCAGCCTCCCTCTCTCCCTCTTCCATAATCAGATTGACGACGACCGCCTCTGCCAAACAAACCAACCGCTCCTCCTCTGTGCCAGACAAACGAACCGCACGACCGCCTCCGACAAACGAATCGCTCCTCTGCTCGCTGGGCCTGCAGTCGCCTCTGCCTCCGTGGCCGTTCGTCGCTCTCGCCTCTCTGTTCGCCGCAACTCTCCAGATCGCGTTGCTACTTTGTTCAAAAGGTTCaaatttctattttcttattgctgatttttgttaCCTCTCTCTTGCATTCAGCCTCCCTCTCTCCCTCTTCCATAATCAGTTGACGACGGCCGCCTCTGCCAAACAAACCAATCGCTCCTCCTCTGTGCCAGTCAAACGAACCGCGCGACCGCCTCCGACAAACGAATCGCTCCTCTGCTCGCTGCGGGCCTGCGACCGCCTCTGCCTCCGTGGCCGTTCGTCGCTCTCGCCTCTCTGTTCGCCGCAACTCTCCAGATCGCGTTGCTACTTTGTTCAAAAGGTtcaaatttctattttgttattgctgatttttgttaggtagtgctgatttttgttagatTTGATTTATGTAAGCATGAAATTTAAAGCTTATATTGTTAGTGTTGAGTTTGAAGCTTTGATATGGAGTTTggaattttaatttgaagtttcAATTAGACGTTAGTGCTAATTTTTCtttagagtttttgtgttgcacgtttgattttatatcaatataaagtgtttgagttttttgtcgcacataaagtgtttgattttatgtctatataaagtgtttgagtttttttggtTGCATATAAGatatttgagttttgttgcatttttgtttgagtttttgtgttgcacataaggtgtttgattttatatcaatataaagtgtttgagatttTTGTCGCAcacaaggtgtttgattttatgtctatataaagtgtttgaatatttttgttgcatataagatgtttgagttttgttgcatttttgtttcagtttttgtgttgcacataaggtgtttgattttatatcaatataaaatgtttgagttttttgtcgcacataaggtgtttgattttatgtctatataaagtgtttgaatatttttgttgcatataagatgtttgagttttgttgcatttttgtttgagtttttttgtccatataaagtgttttagtttttttgttgcatataattgattgatttagataAGTTTGTGAGAATAAAGAAGAGTAAAATAATTGATTcttttttcaagaggaaatttTGTGAGGGTGgaagagatgaagaaattaTAACTTCTACATCTGAAACTATCTCTAAGAATCCaagaattgaagaaaataatattcGTCTTTCCAAGGTTCCTAGAGTTTTTGAAGATGACTTTGAGAAATGTTTAGAACGTGATCCCGGAAAGCGCCCTCAAATTTGGCAATATCCACCAAATAAATTGGATGCAATACGAAGAGCGTATCTAAAATTTGGtccttatcaaataaatttaaaagaatatccTTTATCTGGCAACGAGGTTCATCCAAGACGGTTTCAATATGCTTGgtttaacatattttcttcATGGCTAGAATATTCACCTTCTAAAGATGCTGCATATTGTTTACCACGCTATCTATTTAGCAAAAGACCAACTAGACGTCCTGGATCAGATGTCTTCATTGGTACAGGTTTTAGAAATTGGAAGAAAGttaaaaatggaaaattttgcgcttttctcaaacacataggGATGGATCCTTGCTCACCACACAACAATGCAATGAAAGCTTGTCTAGACTTGTTGAATCAAGATGGACATATTAGGAATACTTTTCAAGTGCAAAGCTCAGAACAAATTTTGAAGAATCGAATACGTCTCAAGACATCAATTGACACTGTTCGTTGGTTAACACTTCAAGCTTGTGCTTTTAGGGGACATGATGAAACTAGCGGGTCAAGAAATCAAGGcaattttcttcaattgataAAACTCTTGGCAACTTACAATGATGAAGTTGCGAAAGTTGTGTTGGAAAATGCTCcatataattctaaatatacttcacatcaaattcaaaaagaGATTTTGCATATTCTTTCTAGTAGGGTGAGAAAacatatatgtgaagaaattgGTGATTCCAAATTTTGCATCGTTGTAGATGAAGCTCGTGATGAATCAAAAAGGGAACAAATGTCTCTTGTGTTAAGATTTGTTGACAAAGTTGGTTTAATACAAGAGCGATTTTTTTTTGTGGCACATGTTAAAGACACTACAGCTTTAACTCTGAAAGAAAAAGTATGTGATATACTTTCTCGACATAATCTTGATGTTTCTAACATGCGTGGTCAAGGGTATGATGGTGCTAGTAATATGAGAGGAGAATGGAACGATTTACAAGCACTGTTTATGAAAGATTGTCCTTACGCATACTATGTCCATTGTTTTGCTCATCAATTGCAACTTGCTTTGGTTAGTGCATCAAGAGAAATTGTTccaattcataaattttttgagaagctcatttttgttgttaatgttgtttgttCTTCTACTAAGCGTCATGATGAGTTACAAGCTGCTCAGTTAGAGGAAATTGCACATTTGCTAGAAATTGATGAGATTGTAACTGGTAAAGGTATAAATCAAATTTGTACTTTGAAACGAGCTGGGGATACTCGTTGGGGATCACATTTCTCTTCTATTTGTTGCTTGATAAATATGTATGAGGCAACttgtattgttttaaaaaaaattacaaatgaaaGAGCAAGTTATTCTACACGTGGGGATGCTGATAGtgcttataattatttgaaggcgtttgattttatatttatcttgcatttgatgaaaaaaattatggggATAACTGATATACTTTGTCAAGCCTTACAACAACAATCTCAGGATATAGTTAATGCCATGTGTTTGGTTGGAACAACAAAGTATCTTATTCAAGTATTGAGAGAAGATGGTTGGGATGCATTATTTACTGAAGTGAAGAACTTTTGtgaaaaatatgatattgaAATTCCTAATCTCAACGATGttcattcaacaacaaaatttggACGATCTCGTCTTCAACATGGTCAGGTTACAATAGAGCATTATTTTagagttgaaatattttttactgcCATTGATCAACAATTACAAGAGTTGAATAACAGATTTAGTGAGCAAGCAATAGATTTGTTAACTCTAAGTTGTGCTTTGACTCCTAAGGATAATTATAAAGCTTTTAACATTGAAGAATTTATCAACTATCCAAGAATTGTGCTCATGTTTGATTGCAACTGAAAAGACGCAAAATTTCTACTTGATTGATAGACTACTTCGTCTTATCATGACTCTTCCGGTTTCTACTGCCACAACTGAAAGATCTTTTTCAGCAATGAAAATTATTGAATCAATGTTAAGAAACAAGATGGAAGATGACTTTTTGGCAGATAGCATGACGATTTATATTGAAAGGGAAATTGCTGCAAGTATCACTTCTGAgtctattattgatgatttcaagTTAATTAAAGAGCGTAGAGCATTACTTTAAAGTATTCTTAAATcatatagttaaattatttgatatttcactttgtgtttattacaacttaattttttgctatataatattatttatatatttaaattttatgtcgGCCACCCCAACCTTTTCGGTCAAGCTCCGCCACTGCTAATtgattccttattatgtgattgatgagacCGGACTGCGTATTGTGAGTAATGTAAATCAAATATT from Cicer arietinum cultivar CDC Frontier isolate Library 1 chromosome 3, Cicar.CDCFrontier_v2.0, whole genome shotgun sequence encodes:
- the LOC101504884 gene encoding LOW QUALITY PROTEIN: uncharacterized protein (The sequence of the model RefSeq protein was modified relative to this genomic sequence to represent the inferred CDS: inserted 2 bases in 1 codon), with protein sequence MSSAKSTETPIHPSSMLHKDDEGTPISEKEYKGIIGSLLYLPASRPDIVFAVGLCARSQSSSKESHLTAAKPPSQKLPSSSSKISANVQLFDSSILETHYVSKWQNKYVVNGKIIDLADLKQGGFDVEDMFDQLGWTSFLRVNETQYPRLVRAFYAASNGSKGITGFNIVLKGVHMEINPTMLCQIIDIRDEGAYLFSENWYSQCQITRTIVLQNTLISPPKPQMASNLLPIFRILYNICVHSIVPRADSFEKVTELDLLIIHHLLSGTPLHLENSPPPIIQESILDPVPTPSPLRDSTIQTLPPSSPIHTFSLFHEDAPPHEDADEASYRKLMEDETLDTTLPPPASNVIIEEPPQPLVERRWLTKTQHVKSADQLRWERSLAKIDDDRLCQTNQPLLLCARQTNRTTASDKRIAPLLAGPAVASASVAVRRSRLSVRRNSPDRVATLFKSLPLSLFHNQLTTAASAKQTNRSSSVPVKRTARPPPTNESLLCSLRACDRLCLRGRSSLSPLYKFVRIKKSKIIDSFFKRKFCEGGRDEEIITSTSETISKNPRIEENNIRLSKVPRVFEDDFEKCLERDPGKRPQIWQYPPNKLDAIRRAYLKFGPYQINLKEYPLSGNEVHPRRFQYAWFNIFSSWLEYSPSKDAAYCLPRYLFSKRPTRRPGSDVFIGTGFRNWKKVKNGKFCAFLKHIGMDPCSPHNNAMKACLDLLNQDGHIRNTFQVQSSEQILKNRIRLKTSIDTVRWLTLQACAFRGHDETSGSRNQGNFLQLIKLLATYNDEVAKVVLENAPYNSKYTSHQIQKEILHILSSRVRKHICEEIGDSKFCIVVDEARDESKREQMSLVLRFVDKVGLIQERFFFVAHVKDTTALTLKEKVCDILSRHNLDVSNMRGQGYDGASNMRGEWNDLQALFMKDCPYAYYVHCFAHQLQLALVSASREIVPIHKFFEKLIFVVNVVCSSTKRHDELQAAQLEEIAHLLEIDEIVTGKGINQICTLKRAGDTRWGSHFSSICCLINMYEATCIVLKKITNERASYSTRGDADSAYNYLKAFDFIFILHLMKKIMGITDILCQALQQQSQDIVNAMCLVGTTKYLIQVLREDGWDALFTEVKNFCEKYDIEIPNLNDVHSTTKFGRSRLQHGQVTIEHYFRVEIFFTAIDQQLQELNNRFSEQAIDLLTLSCALTPKDNYKAFXTLKNLSTIQELCSCLIATEKTQNFYLIDRLLRLIMTLPVSTATTERSFSAMKIIESMLRNKMEDDFLADSMTIYIEREIAASITSESIIDDFKLIKERRALL